One genomic region from Pseudomonas sp. R5-89-07 encodes:
- a CDS encoding DUF2188 domain-containing protein gives MSAPLLKKLHLNGYEVVQVNYGPWRVCTHKDRLASFNSREQALAYAATLPTHKVRARPVSNDD, from the coding sequence ATGAGCGCTCCACTGCTGAAAAAACTGCACCTGAATGGGTACGAGGTCGTGCAGGTCAACTACGGTCCGTGGCGGGTGTGTACCCATAAGGACCGGTTGGCGTCGTTCAATTCCCGCGAGCAGGCGCTGGCCTATGCCGCCACGCTGCCGACGCATAAGGTACGCGCCAGGCCGGTGTCCAACGACGATTGA
- a CDS encoding lysis system i-spanin subunit Rz, with translation MTPVQKLAGLVALILLLMAGAAGVTWQVQDWRMGKKLSEQLSAQSAAHQDQLDAITNEAWRQQRAEQNKRLATEQQLATQDQQHIKELSDAQRNQAALRDRLTTADVRLSVLLAEDPASGCNVPASAGAVGLVHAARRAQLDPAHAQRIIRITDDGDNAIIALRACQAYVRAVAR, from the coding sequence ATGACGCCGGTTCAGAAGTTGGCCGGCCTGGTGGCGCTGATCCTGCTGCTGATGGCCGGTGCCGCCGGCGTGACGTGGCAGGTGCAGGACTGGCGCATGGGCAAGAAACTGTCTGAGCAGCTATCGGCGCAGAGTGCCGCGCACCAGGATCAGCTCGACGCCATCACCAACGAGGCGTGGCGGCAGCAGAGGGCCGAGCAGAACAAGCGCTTGGCCACCGAGCAGCAGCTCGCCACCCAGGACCAACAACACATCAAGGAACTATCCGATGCCCAACGCAACCAAGCTGCTCTGCGCGATCGCCTTACCACTGCTGATGTCCGGTTGTCAGTCCTCCTTGCCGAAGATCCAGCCAGTGGCTGCAACGTGCCTGCCTCCGCCGGCGCCGTCGGCTTGGTTCATGCAGCCCGTCGAGCCCAGCTTGACCCAGCGCATGCTCAAAGAATTATCCGCATCACCGACGACGGCGATAACGCCATAATCGCCTTGCGTGCCTGTCAGGCGTACGTCAGGGCCGTGGCTCGCTGA
- a CDS encoding LexA family transcriptional regulator yields the protein MSFTILGPISEGGTKLPFCSFRVPAGFPSPAADHIEQHISLDEVLNIRAPHVYLIAITGESMQGAGIFEGDLAVVDRSIEPAHGHIVVALLNNDPMCKRLCKRGSEVILLSENPKYPARYVLEGDELSIWGVITSTVRSHV from the coding sequence ATGAGCTTTACCATTTTAGGTCCTATATCCGAAGGCGGCACGAAGCTGCCTTTTTGCTCGTTTCGGGTTCCTGCTGGGTTTCCATCACCTGCAGCCGACCATATCGAGCAGCACATCTCATTGGATGAGGTCCTAAATATCAGGGCGCCGCACGTCTACCTGATCGCTATCACCGGCGAAAGCATGCAAGGCGCCGGCATCTTCGAGGGCGACCTGGCTGTCGTGGACCGTTCTATTGAGCCGGCTCACGGTCATATAGTGGTCGCTTTGCTCAATAACGATCCCATGTGCAAGCGCCTCTGCAAGCGTGGGAGCGAGGTGATCCTGCTTTCAGAAAACCCGAAATACCCAGCGCGGTACGTCTTGGAAGGCGACGAACTGTCGATTTGGGGCGTGATCACCAGCACGGTGCGGAGTCATGTCTAA
- a CDS encoding tail fiber assembly protein, with the protein MARAAINIVGATGAMFDITSLGSDEVDSYRSGVGVYCITGTQGMVPFPPTDQGWGYSLHPSEHSAQVGIDFTEGLLTVTVTMGGEPCDLKTMITLHVLVPDLPHEEIPPTPPIISSPLDYARAEVQRLRAIADYAVAPLQDAVDVDEATEAEVLLLKAWKKYRVALNRVQDQQQYPDVIEWPVAPA; encoded by the coding sequence ATGGCAAGAGCGGCAATCAATATTGTGGGCGCGACTGGCGCTATGTTTGATATCACCTCACTTGGAAGCGATGAGGTTGACAGCTACCGATCTGGCGTGGGGGTTTACTGCATCACGGGCACCCAGGGCATGGTGCCATTCCCACCTACTGATCAAGGGTGGGGATACTCATTGCATCCTTCTGAACATTCCGCGCAGGTCGGTATCGATTTTACCGAGGGTCTTCTAACCGTAACGGTAACGATGGGAGGTGAACCCTGCGACCTCAAGACAATGATCACGCTTCACGTCCTGGTTCCGGATCTGCCCCATGAAGAGATTCCGCCGACACCTCCGATCATCAGTAGCCCGCTTGATTACGCCCGTGCTGAGGTCCAGAGGCTTCGAGCAATCGCGGATTACGCTGTTGCGCCGCTTCAGGATGCCGTAGATGTGGACGAAGCTACGGAGGCGGAGGTGCTGCTGCTCAAAGCCTGGAAAAAATATCGCGTTGCCCTGAACCGAGTTCAGGATCAGCAGCAATACCCGGACGTCATCGAGTGGCCTGTCGCCCCAGCGTAA
- a CDS encoding glycoside hydrolase family 19 protein, with product MPITEQQLLQILPNAGRNAGVFVPALNTAMSRYGIVGTARVAAFIAQVGHESGQLRWVREIWGPTAQQLTYEGRADLGNTVKGDGSKYRGRGLIQITGRANYAACGEALGLDLINKPELLELPQHAAMSAAWFWSTKGLNTLADQGQFVKITRRINGGLTGQADRQALYDKALKVLA from the coding sequence ATGCCAATCACTGAGCAGCAGTTGCTGCAGATCCTCCCGAACGCCGGCCGCAATGCCGGCGTTTTTGTTCCTGCCCTGAACACGGCCATGAGTCGCTACGGCATCGTGGGCACCGCGCGCGTGGCGGCTTTCATTGCCCAGGTCGGGCACGAGTCCGGCCAGTTGCGCTGGGTTCGCGAGATCTGGGGGCCAACGGCGCAGCAGCTCACGTACGAAGGCCGGGCCGATCTAGGTAACACCGTGAAGGGTGACGGCTCGAAGTACCGTGGCCGCGGCTTGATCCAGATTACTGGCCGGGCCAATTACGCAGCGTGCGGCGAGGCGCTGGGCCTGGACCTGATCAACAAGCCTGAATTGCTTGAGTTGCCCCAGCACGCCGCCATGTCTGCTGCCTGGTTTTGGTCGACCAAGGGCCTGAACACGCTGGCGGACCAAGGGCAATTCGTGAAGATCACTCGGCGCATTAACGGCGGCCTCACCGGCCAGGCCGACCGCCAGGCGCTGTACGACAAAGCGCTGAAGGTTCTGGCATGA
- the umuC gene encoding translesion error-prone DNA polymerase V subunit UmuC: MSNTPVFALIDCNSFYASCERVFRPDLAKTPIVVLSNNDGCVIARSYDAKPFIKMGEPYFQIKHKLKQHGIVPFSSNYALYGDMSERVMTLIESMVPAVEIYSIDEAFADLTGIPGLDALGRQIRAQVLRGTGIPVGVGIANTKTLAKLANHTAKRLQAQTGGVVNITHPVKRDWVLRNTDVAEVWGVGRKMKLHLDAMGIKSAMDLAKADPWTLRKKFSVVIEKTARELAGTSCLELDEPDPPKQEICCSRMFGKRLTELPPIKEAVATYMMRASEKLRAQNSLCKKVRVCIRTGMFNPEEAKYANGVVVDMPYPTDDVRLLTKAAVDSLDRIFRPGFNYSKAEVMLLNLCQPGEYTDDLFAVSQPAESTRVMTVLDQINGRWGRGTLRSASVPTNPDWGMRREMMSQSYTTKLDQLWTVACK, encoded by the coding sequence ATGTCTAATACGCCTGTTTTCGCGCTGATCGACTGCAACAGCTTTTACGCGAGCTGTGAACGGGTGTTTCGTCCCGACTTAGCCAAAACGCCCATTGTGGTGCTGAGCAATAACGACGGGTGCGTGATTGCCCGGAGTTATGACGCCAAGCCCTTTATCAAGATGGGCGAGCCGTATTTCCAGATCAAGCACAAGCTCAAGCAGCACGGCATCGTTCCCTTCTCATCGAACTATGCACTTTATGGCGACATGAGCGAACGGGTGATGACGCTGATTGAATCGATGGTGCCTGCCGTCGAGATTTACAGCATTGATGAAGCCTTCGCCGACCTCACGGGAATACCAGGGCTGGATGCCCTTGGGCGCCAGATCAGGGCACAGGTATTGCGCGGCACCGGTATTCCCGTTGGGGTCGGCATCGCGAACACCAAGACCCTGGCAAAGCTGGCCAACCACACAGCAAAGCGACTCCAGGCTCAAACCGGCGGTGTGGTGAATATCACCCATCCGGTCAAGCGCGATTGGGTGTTGCGCAATACCGACGTCGCAGAAGTGTGGGGCGTGGGCCGGAAGATGAAACTTCACCTCGACGCCATGGGCATCAAGTCCGCGATGGACTTGGCCAAGGCCGATCCCTGGACGCTGCGCAAGAAATTCAGCGTGGTGATCGAGAAAACTGCGCGGGAGCTGGCCGGCACGTCGTGCCTGGAGCTGGATGAGCCAGACCCGCCGAAGCAAGAAATCTGCTGTAGCCGGATGTTCGGCAAGCGCCTTACCGAGTTGCCCCCGATCAAGGAAGCGGTGGCCACCTACATGATGCGGGCCTCCGAAAAGCTCCGCGCGCAAAACTCGCTGTGTAAGAAGGTCCGCGTTTGCATCCGCACCGGGATGTTCAACCCGGAGGAGGCGAAGTATGCCAACGGCGTTGTGGTCGATATGCCGTATCCCACTGACGACGTGCGCTTGCTCACCAAGGCGGCGGTTGATTCGCTCGATAGGATCTTCCGACCGGGGTTCAATTACAGCAAAGCCGAGGTGATGCTGCTCAACCTGTGCCAGCCAGGCGAATACACCGACGATCTTTTCGCAGTTTCACAGCCGGCCGAGTCAACTCGGGTTATGACGGTGCTGGACCAGATCAACGGTCGGTGGGGAAGGGGCACGCTTCGATCTGCCAGCGTGCCCACTAACCCCGACTGGGGTATGCGCAGGGAGATGATGAGTCAAAGCTATACCACCAAGCTGGACCAGTTATGGACCGTTGCCTGCAAATAG
- a CDS encoding SOS response-associated peptidase family protein, producing the protein MCGRLSQYSGIHDFVAALSMPNVLVNSVGDQPIERYNVAPTTAVGLLHLQGDLLNADPVRWGWRPHWAKDRAAPINARVEKVAHGPFFRAIWPHRAITPIDNWFEWVDEGGHKKQPYLIRRRDRAPIFCAAIGQLPDADEGPGEHDGFVIITADSAGGMVDVHDRRPVVLAPELAREWLDPATPKERAEQMALHQGEPSEVFEWFKVDKAVGNVRNQGLDLIQPISEPRP; encoded by the coding sequence ATGTGTGGACGACTTTCTCAGTACAGCGGCATTCACGACTTCGTTGCAGCCCTGAGCATGCCCAACGTCCTGGTGAACTCCGTGGGCGATCAACCGATTGAGCGGTACAACGTGGCACCCACTACCGCGGTTGGGTTGCTGCACCTGCAGGGTGATCTCTTGAACGCCGATCCGGTGCGCTGGGGATGGCGGCCGCACTGGGCGAAAGACCGGGCAGCTCCAATCAATGCCCGCGTCGAGAAGGTCGCCCACGGCCCGTTCTTCCGGGCCATCTGGCCGCACCGCGCCATCACGCCGATAGACAATTGGTTTGAGTGGGTGGATGAAGGTGGGCACAAGAAGCAGCCCTACCTGATCCGCCGGCGGGACCGTGCGCCGATATTCTGTGCGGCCATTGGTCAACTGCCGGACGCCGACGAGGGCCCGGGCGAGCACGACGGCTTTGTGATCATCACCGCCGACAGCGCCGGCGGAATGGTGGATGTACACGACCGGCGGCCCGTGGTACTGGCGCCTGAGCTGGCTCGGGAATGGCTCGATCCGGCTACACCCAAGGAGCGCGCCGAGCAGATGGCGCTGCACCAGGGAGAGCCATCCGAGGTGTTCGAATGGTTCAAGGTCGACAAGGCCGTGGGCAACGTGCGGAACCAGGGTCTGGATTTAATTCAGCCCATCAGCGAGCCACGGCCCTGA
- a CDS encoding DUF3606 domain-containing protein, translated as MSDDLNNRGPQDRARVNTSEAWEVKHWTKEFGVTEQQLKDAVKAVGPMVDDVRKKLGK; from the coding sequence ATGTCTGACGATCTGAACAACCGCGGCCCTCAAGACCGTGCTCGAGTGAACACTTCAGAAGCCTGGGAAGTGAAGCATTGGACGAAGGAATTCGGCGTAACTGAACAGCAGCTCAAAGACGCGGTGAAAGCTGTCGGCCCCATGGTCGACGACGTTCGTAAAAAACTCGGTAAGTGA